One window from the genome of Saccharicrinis carchari encodes:
- a CDS encoding type I restriction-modification system subunit M, with amino-acid sequence MTQQQLEKYLWGAATALRGTIDAGDYKQYIFPLLFFKRICDVYDEEFEKALEESDGDMEYAAFAENHHFIVPRHAHWNTVRETTTNVGMALQNAMREIEKANPDTLYGIFGDASWTNKNRLSDETLINLVEHYSQYKLNLSNVADDKLGNAYEYLIKEFADDSGHTAAEFYTNRTVVKLMTMIMDPQPGESVYDPTCGSGGLLLNCALHLKEEGKEYRTLKLYGQEINLITSAIARMNMFMHGIEEFSIVRGDTLAQPAFLENDELKKFNVILANPPYSIKAWDQKAFTNDPYGRNLWGTPPQGCADYAFEQHIHKSMDESNGRCVQLWPHGILFRDNDKKMRKKMIETDTVDCVIALGKNLFYNSSMESALLIRRTNKEEKKKGKVLFINAFNEVKDEKTISHLLDKHIEKIFNAYKDYKDIDGFAKVVENEKILKKDSSLLVTNYIQSSRVSVSDIKPFEEAYKDWEESSSVLKNSISQLFNELEK; translated from the coding sequence ATGACCCAACAACAACTCGAAAAATATCTCTGGGGTGCAGCAACGGCCTTGCGCGGTACCATTGATGCCGGCGATTACAAACAATATATTTTCCCTTTGCTGTTCTTTAAGCGTATATGCGATGTGTACGACGAAGAGTTTGAAAAAGCCCTGGAGGAGAGTGATGGCGATATGGAATATGCAGCCTTTGCCGAAAACCATCATTTTATAGTGCCCCGGCACGCCCATTGGAACACGGTGCGCGAAACCACCACCAATGTGGGTATGGCGCTGCAAAATGCCATGCGCGAAATTGAAAAAGCCAACCCCGATACCCTATACGGTATTTTTGGCGATGCCAGCTGGACCAATAAGAACCGACTGAGCGATGAAACCCTCATTAACTTAGTGGAGCATTACTCGCAGTATAAACTCAATTTGAGTAATGTAGCCGACGATAAACTGGGCAATGCCTACGAGTACCTGATAAAAGAGTTTGCCGACGATAGCGGACATACCGCAGCAGAGTTTTATACTAACCGCACTGTGGTAAAGTTGATGACCATGATAATGGACCCGCAGCCTGGCGAAAGTGTGTACGACCCTACTTGCGGCTCCGGCGGCTTGTTATTGAACTGTGCCTTGCATTTAAAGGAAGAAGGCAAAGAGTACCGTACCTTAAAACTGTACGGACAAGAAATTAACCTGATTACCTCGGCCATTGCCCGTATGAATATGTTTATGCACGGCATTGAGGAGTTTAGCATAGTACGGGGCGATACCCTGGCACAACCAGCATTTTTAGAAAACGACGAATTAAAGAAATTCAACGTCATTCTGGCCAATCCACCTTACAGTATTAAAGCCTGGGACCAAAAAGCCTTTACCAACGACCCGTATGGTCGTAACCTATGGGGAACACCTCCGCAAGGCTGTGCCGATTATGCCTTTGAACAACATATTCATAAGAGTATGGATGAATCAAATGGAAGGTGTGTACAACTTTGGCCGCATGGAATTCTTTTTCGTGATAACGATAAGAAAATGCGAAAAAAGATGATTGAAACAGATACCGTTGATTGCGTAATTGCATTGGGCAAAAACCTTTTCTACAACTCATCCATGGAGTCTGCCTTATTGATAAGGAGAACAAATAAAGAGGAAAAGAAGAAAGGAAAAGTGTTGTTTATTAATGCTTTTAATGAAGTTAAAGATGAAAAAACAATCTCACACTTGTTAGACAAGCATATTGAGAAAATATTTAATGCTTATAAGGATTATAAGGATATCGATGGTTTTGCAAAAGTGGTAGAAAATGAAAAAATATTAAAAAAAGATTCTTCTTTATTAGTTACAAATTATATACAATCATCAAGAGTATCAGTGAGTGATATTAAGCCTTTCGAAGAAGCTTACAAAGATTGGGAAGAATCATCTTCTGTTTTAAAAAATAGTATTTCTCAATTATTTAATGAATTAGAAAAATGA
- a CDS encoding restriction endonuclease subunit S — translation MKLKIDKNNWEKVKLIDVFTKREENDKVNAKKRFDKFLKVEHMDKESLHIKRWSSQEKGDELNPYFYKIFRKGQILFPTRNPHLRRTALASFDGICGEKTLTLEPNEEFIIPEFIPFLFHSESFYAHTTGVIIGSTNPHCRWRDVANYEFLLPPKDQQNQLAELLWAMDDVIKKEREVLERLNEASQIAFENEIEKSSGELIPLSEVLIPKKAKSQVPHKINRYIGLEHIESGAFSCIEFGNSNEVLAQCNIVEEGDLCYSKLRPYLDKAFIATFQAVSTTELLIYNTHKLSKEFVLYHLHSKPFIHFVTGKGFGTKMPRVSHKIIGEYKVKLVDDEDKILGLMRNFEKSKTNMNTKIINSKALQKSLINQIF, via the coding sequence ATGAAGTTGAAGATTGATAAAAATAATTGGGAGAAGGTAAAGCTTATTGACGTTTTTACAAAGCGTGAAGAGAATGACAAAGTAAATGCAAAAAAAAGATTTGATAAGTTTTTGAAGGTTGAACATATGGATAAGGAGTCACTGCATATTAAAAGGTGGTCCAGTCAAGAGAAGGGCGATGAATTAAATCCATATTTCTATAAAATTTTCAGAAAAGGGCAAATACTCTTCCCTACCCGGAATCCACATTTAAGAAGAACTGCATTAGCTTCATTTGATGGAATATGTGGGGAAAAGACATTAACATTGGAACCGAATGAAGAGTTCATTATTCCGGAGTTTATACCTTTTTTATTTCATAGTGAAAGTTTTTATGCTCATACAACTGGTGTAATAATAGGCTCTACAAATCCGCATTGTAGATGGAGAGATGTTGCCAACTACGAATTCCTCCTCCCACCCAAAGACCAACAAAATCAACTGGCCGAACTCCTTTGGGCTATGGATGATGTGATTAAGAAGGAAAGGGAGGTGTTGGAGAGGTTGAATGAGGCAAGTCAAATAGCATTTGAAAACGAAATAGAAAAATCCTCGGGAGAATTAATCCCTCTTTCAGAAGTTCTTATACCCAAGAAAGCGAAAAGCCAAGTACCGCATAAAATTAATAGATATATCGGGCTAGAACATATTGAGTCAGGTGCTTTTTCATGCATTGAATTTGGTAATTCAAATGAAGTTTTGGCACAATGTAATATTGTTGAAGAAGGTGATTTATGCTATAGTAAATTAAGACCTTATTTAGATAAAGCCTTCATTGCAACTTTTCAAGCAGTTTCTACGACAGAATTACTTATTTATAACACTCATAAGCTTTCAAAAGAATTCGTGCTTTATCATTTACACAGTAAACCATTTATTCATTTTGTAACAGGGAAAGGGTTTGGAACAAAAATGCCTAGAGTAAGTCATAAAATAATTGGAGAGTATAAAGTAAAGCTGGTTGATGATGAAGATAAAATTTTAGGTCTAATGAGAAACTTTGAAAAAAGTAAAACTAATATGAATACTAAAATCATCAATTCCAAAGCCTTACAAAAGAGTTTAATTAATCAGATATTTTAG
- a CDS encoding GxxExxY protein, which produces MMELNDISYKIIGCVYKVHTELGPGLLESSYEVCLAHELLKEGLKVERQKSLPVVYDGIKLDAGYRIDLLVENLIILELKSVDEIAPIHKAQLMTYLKLSGLKLGLLLNFNVLDMKKGINRIVM; this is translated from the coding sequence ATGATGGAACTAAACGATATATCATACAAAATTATAGGATGCGTGTATAAGGTTCATACAGAACTTGGTCCGGGATTGCTCGAATCGAGCTATGAAGTTTGTTTAGCGCATGAATTACTGAAAGAGGGCTTAAAAGTAGAGCGCCAAAAATCATTGCCCGTGGTATATGATGGTATTAAACTGGATGCCGGATATCGGATTGATTTATTAGTTGAGAATTTGATTATACTCGAATTAAAGTCAGTGGATGAAATTGCACCGATTCATAAAGCACAGTTAATGACCTATCTGAAACTTTCCGGATTAAAATTAGGGCTTCTGCTGAATTTTAATGTGCTGGATATGAAAAAAGGAATAAACAGAATAGTAATGTAA
- a CDS encoding endonuclease/exonuclease/phosphatase family protein: MHSLLCIIEIIKSFDIIAVQEVKDDIKCLRDTLRMLGDDWSFIMTDVTKGDRGNGERLAFIFNTTRVKLSGLACEIVVPRKQLEDIGIDALDRQFARTPYAVGFRAKNKTFVLLTLHVLYGNNSAHRVPELKAIAEWMYAWAKQLKRWNQSLITLGDFNIERQGDPAYNAFVSKGLFIPPQIRDLPSTIFKDLKLYDQIGWYKNSHGKSQIALEFNTGGIFDFRDHLLINRNYSLSKLSHRISDHFPLWCEFMV, encoded by the coding sequence TTGCATTCCTTACTTTGTATTATCGAAATAATTAAAAGTTTTGATATCATCGCCGTCCAGGAGGTAAAGGATGATATAAAATGCCTGCGGGATACGCTGCGTATGCTGGGCGACGATTGGAGTTTTATAATGACCGATGTAACCAAGGGCGACCGTGGCAACGGCGAAAGATTGGCTTTTATATTCAACACCACCAGGGTAAAGCTCTCGGGTTTGGCTTGCGAAATAGTGGTTCCGCGAAAACAACTTGAGGATATCGGGATCGATGCGCTGGACAGGCAATTTGCCAGAACCCCTTATGCCGTAGGATTTCGGGCTAAAAATAAAACTTTCGTCCTATTGACGCTCCATGTTTTGTATGGAAACAACTCGGCACATCGCGTTCCCGAGCTTAAAGCCATTGCCGAATGGATGTACGCCTGGGCCAAACAACTTAAACGCTGGAACCAGAGCCTGATAACACTCGGCGATTTTAATATAGAGCGCCAAGGCGATCCGGCTTATAATGCCTTCGTTTCAAAAGGCCTGTTTATACCTCCCCAAATACGCGATTTGCCGAGCACCATTTTTAAAGACCTGAAACTGTACGACCAGATAGGCTGGTACAAAAACAGCCACGGAAAATCGCAAATAGCGCTGGAATTTAATACAGGCGGCATCTTCGACTTCCGCGACCACCTGCTCATAAACCGTAATTATTCCCTGTCGAAACTATCGCACCGGATATCGGATCACTTTCCGCTGTGGTGTGAGTTTATGGTGTAG
- a CDS encoding HigA family addiction module antitoxin: protein MLPDINKIKGIHPGAILKREIKKRGLKNKDLALMVDEHAQTISAIIKEKRSVNPKLSIRLGKQLGTEEDYFMLLQASYDVKKAYLETSNKRIPNLKLIRKAIFWDTDFDKIDWLKNRRAIIKRIFERGNDIEIREMLNFYGTADVKHEIRNIGSSYLDSFSKNVAKYLS from the coding sequence ATGTTACCAGATATAAATAAGATAAAAGGTATTCATCCAGGAGCCATTCTAAAGCGAGAGATTAAAAAGCGAGGTCTGAAAAATAAGGATTTGGCTTTAATGGTAGATGAGCATGCTCAAACAATTAGTGCCATAATAAAAGAAAAAAGAAGTGTCAACCCTAAACTATCTATTAGGTTGGGAAAACAATTAGGGACAGAAGAAGATTACTTTATGCTTTTGCAAGCCAGTTATGATGTTAAAAAGGCTTACCTAGAAACAAGTAATAAACGAATCCCTAATCTTAAATTGATTAGAAAGGCTATTTTTTGGGATACCGATTTTGACAAAATAGATTGGTTGAAAAATAGAAGAGCTATTATAAAGCGTATTTTCGAAAGAGGCAACGATATTGAGATTCGTGAAATGTTAAATTTCTATGGTACAGCAGATGTAAAGCATGAAATACGCAATATAGGAAGCAGTTATTTAGATTCGTTTAGCAAGAATGTGGCAAAATATTTATCTTAA
- a CDS encoding nucleotidyl transferase AbiEii/AbiGii toxin family protein — translation MTIHKETVSDLLWDTLIKLMQFKELDAFRLVGGTSLSLLLGHRISVDIDLFTDAEYKSIDFDEIDSLFLANFQFVDYCFGGNDSMGKSYLVGDNKDEVIKVDLFYTDPFQYAILDYNGIRLSQLEEVVAMKLEIIGNNGRKKDFWDLHELMESFTWDEMLNFYEKRYPYSHTREEIINKLTDFKEADTDLDPICLKDKHWELIKLDIEESVENYVGNSK, via the coding sequence ATGACTATCCATAAAGAAACAGTTTCGGATTTACTTTGGGATACTCTTATAAAATTAATGCAGTTTAAAGAACTGGATGCTTTTAGGTTGGTAGGAGGGACGTCTTTGAGTTTGCTTCTTGGGCATAGAATTTCTGTGGATATTGATTTATTTACAGATGCCGAATATAAGTCAATTGATTTTGATGAGATTGATAGTTTGTTTCTAGCAAATTTTCAATTTGTAGATTATTGCTTTGGTGGTAATGATAGCATGGGGAAATCATACCTTGTTGGTGATAATAAAGATGAAGTTATAAAAGTTGATTTGTTTTATACAGACCCGTTTCAATACGCAATTTTAGACTATAATGGTATTAGATTATCTCAATTAGAAGAGGTTGTTGCCATGAAATTAGAAATTATTGGCAATAATGGCAGAAAAAAAGACTTTTGGGATTTACACGAGCTAATGGAATCTTTTACCTGGGATGAGATGTTGAACTTTTATGAAAAAAGATACCCTTACAGTCACACCAGGGAGGAAATTATTAATAAACTAACTGATTTTAAAGAAGCGGATACCGACTTAGACCCAATTTGCTTAAAAGATAAGCATTGGGAGTTGATTAAATTAGATATAGAAGAGTCAGTTGAAAATTATGTTGGTAATTCTAAATAA
- a CDS encoding type I restriction-modification system subunit M, translating to MTKNKLTLSQLEQYLSKAAWILKGPVDASDFKVYIFPLLFFKRLSDVYDEEYQQALEESDGDVEYASLPEFHRFEIPEGCHWKDVRETTTNVGVAIEKALRGIEQANQDLLYGIFGDAQWSNKNKLADRLLLDLIEHFSQYTLANSMVESDLLGNAYEYLIKHFADLTNKKAGEFYTPRSVVHLLGLILDPHEGESIYDPACGTGGMLLECVDNLKENNEDYRTLKLFGQEKNLTSSSIARMNMFLHGIEDFQIYRGDTLRSPAFFVADGLKTFDCVIANPPFSLKDWGAENWANDPYGRNIAGVPPKGNGDMAWVQHMIKSMNSTGRMTVVLPHGALFRKGAEGRIREELLKQDLLEAVIGLGSNIFYGTQLAACVMVFKQNKESHKKGKVLFIDAANQVRVGRAQNFLEPNHVQQIYSWYGNYADVENQVKIATLDDIIENDYNLNIPLYVEKIIEDNLPSVEEAMSDLKIAWAESLKAEEKFKTILKRFTTDNAD from the coding sequence ATGACAAAAAATAAATTAACCCTTTCCCAACTTGAGCAATACCTGTCAAAAGCGGCCTGGATTTTAAAAGGTCCGGTAGATGCTTCGGATTTTAAGGTATATATTTTCCCTTTGCTATTCTTTAAGCGATTATCTGACGTTTATGATGAAGAATATCAGCAAGCACTTGAAGAGTCTGATGGTGATGTTGAATATGCTTCGCTCCCTGAATTTCACCGATTTGAAATACCGGAGGGTTGCCATTGGAAGGATGTGAGAGAAACAACTACCAACGTTGGTGTAGCTATTGAAAAAGCATTACGAGGAATTGAACAAGCTAACCAGGATTTATTGTATGGTATTTTTGGCGATGCGCAATGGAGCAACAAAAACAAACTCGCCGACCGCTTGCTCCTTGATTTAATTGAGCACTTTTCGCAATATACTTTAGCCAACTCCATGGTTGAGTCCGATTTATTGGGTAATGCCTACGAATACCTGATAAAACATTTTGCTGACTTAACCAACAAGAAAGCCGGGGAGTTTTATACACCCCGCTCTGTGGTGCATCTTTTAGGACTTATTTTGGATCCCCATGAGGGCGAAAGCATTTACGACCCCGCTTGTGGTACAGGAGGTATGTTGCTGGAATGTGTGGACAATTTAAAAGAAAACAACGAAGATTACCGCACCTTAAAATTGTTTGGACAGGAGAAAAACCTGACATCCAGTTCCATTGCACGTATGAACATGTTTTTACATGGCATCGAAGATTTTCAGATTTATCGTGGCGACACCCTTCGCAGCCCGGCGTTTTTTGTGGCCGATGGTTTAAAAACTTTTGATTGCGTTATCGCTAATCCGCCTTTCTCGTTAAAGGATTGGGGAGCCGAAAACTGGGCCAACGACCCTTACGGACGTAATATTGCCGGAGTACCGCCCAAAGGGAATGGCGATATGGCCTGGGTACAGCATATGATAAAATCGATGAACAGTACCGGGCGGATGACGGTAGTATTGCCGCACGGTGCGCTTTTCCGAAAAGGAGCCGAGGGACGTATTCGTGAAGAATTATTAAAGCAGGATTTATTGGAAGCCGTGATAGGTTTAGGTTCAAATATATTTTACGGAACCCAATTGGCGGCTTGTGTGATGGTTTTTAAGCAAAACAAAGAAAGCCATAAGAAAGGGAAGGTACTGTTTATTGATGCTGCCAATCAGGTGCGGGTGGGCCGCGCTCAAAATTTCCTGGAGCCAAACCATGTGCAACAGATTTACTCCTGGTATGGTAATTATGCGGATGTAGAGAATCAAGTAAAGATTGCCACCCTCGATGACATCATAGAAAACGATTACAACCTGAATATTCCGCTGTATGTGGAAAAGATAATTGAAGACAATTTGCCTTCGGTTGAAGAAGCCATGAGTGATTTGAAGATAGCATGGGCAGAGAGTTTAAAAGCGGAAGAGAAGTTTAAAACAATACTAAAAAGGTTTACCACAGATAACGCAGATTAA
- the mnmE gene encoding tRNA uridine-5-carboxymethylaminomethyl(34) synthesis GTPase MnmE, which produces MRILNIFKHKAITMINLKDTIVAISTAQGAGAIAVIRLTGPDSITICDKVFQSIRHGKKLIDQAAHTVHFGSLMDGDKELDEVLVSIFKAPHSFTGEDTVEVSCHGAPFIQQKVLELFIQNGAQLAAPGEFTQRAFLNGKMDLSQAEAVADLIASKSEAARRVALQQMKGGFSNELVHLRERLLNFISLVELELDFSEEDVEFADRAQLIALVDEVEQLLTKLINSFSLGNAIKNGIPVAIVGHTNAGKSTLLNTILQEDRAIVSDIHGTTRDAIEDTLNIKGITFRFIDTAGIRKTTDAIENIGINRTYSKMGSASIVILMLDINDPDPKIHEAITEVKGKMNPDQKLVVAINKIDLIDSGETNARFTPEKFPELSDNDAIVPLSAKKQTGVDNLLNELIDTVNLQAVDNDEVIVTNARHYEALQRSHESIRRVLEGLHSGLSGDFVAQDIREVLYFLGQITGGEIQTDEVLGNIFKNFCIGK; this is translated from the coding sequence TTGAGGATTCTGAATATTTTCAAACATAAAGCTATCACTATGATAAACCTCAAAGATACCATCGTAGCCATATCCACCGCCCAGGGGGCCGGCGCCATTGCCGTAATCCGCCTCACGGGCCCAGATAGCATTACTATTTGCGATAAGGTGTTTCAATCTATACGCCACGGGAAAAAGCTCATAGACCAAGCTGCCCATACCGTTCACTTTGGTTCGCTCATGGATGGCGACAAGGAGCTGGACGAGGTGCTGGTGAGTATTTTTAAAGCCCCCCATTCCTTCACGGGCGAGGACACTGTAGAAGTATCGTGCCATGGCGCACCCTTTATTCAACAGAAGGTGCTGGAGCTCTTTATCCAGAACGGTGCCCAACTGGCCGCGCCCGGTGAGTTTACCCAACGCGCCTTCCTCAATGGCAAGATGGACCTGTCGCAGGCCGAGGCCGTGGCCGACCTGATAGCCTCCAAAAGTGAAGCGGCCCGACGCGTGGCACTGCAACAGATGAAAGGGGGGTTCTCCAATGAGCTGGTGCACCTGCGCGAGCGACTGCTCAATTTTATTTCGCTGGTGGAGCTGGAGCTGGATTTTAGCGAAGAGGACGTGGAGTTTGCAGACCGCGCACAACTCATTGCCCTGGTGGACGAAGTGGAACAACTGCTCACCAAATTGATCAACTCCTTTTCGCTGGGCAACGCCATCAAAAATGGTATCCCCGTGGCCATCGTGGGCCATACCAATGCGGGCAAGTCCACACTGCTTAACACCATCCTGCAAGAGGATCGCGCCATCGTGTCCGACATCCACGGCACCACCCGCGATGCCATCGAAGACACCCTTAACATCAAAGGCATCACCTTCCGCTTTATCGATACCGCCGGCATACGCAAAACCACCGACGCCATCGAAAACATCGGCATAAACCGTACGTACAGCAAAATGGGCTCTGCCTCCATCGTCATCCTGATGCTCGACATCAACGACCCCGACCCCAAGATTCATGAAGCCATAACAGAGGTGAAAGGAAAAATGAACCCCGACCAAAAATTGGTGGTGGCCATTAATAAGATTGACCTGATAGACAGCGGCGAGACAAATGCCCGCTTCACCCCCGAAAAGTTCCCCGAACTATCGGACAACGACGCCATCGTGCCCCTGTCGGCCAAAAAACAAACCGGCGTGGATAACTTGCTGAACGAGCTCATAGATACCGTGAACCTGCAGGCCGTTGACAACGACGAGGTAATCGTTACCAACGCCCGCCATTACGAAGCCCTGCAACGTTCGCACGAGTCCATACGCCGCGTACTCGAAGGTCTGCATAGCGGCCTCTCCGGCGACTTTGTGGCCCAGGACATACGCGAAGTGCTATACTTCCTCGGCCAGATTACCGGCGGCGAAATACAAACCGACGAAGTGCTCGGCAACATCTTTAAGAACTTTTGTATCGGAAAGTAA